A genomic region of Desulfomicrobium escambiense DSM 10707 contains the following coding sequences:
- the upp gene encoding uracil phosphoribosyltransferase, which yields MAVYVAEHPLIRHKLGLMRKHDISTKNFRELASEIARLLTYEATKDLETEKKITQGWAGPVEVDVIKGKKITVVPILRAGLGMQDGVLDLVPGAKVSVVGFYRNEETLQPVEYYVKLAKNINKRMAIILDPMLATGGTLDATIRCLKNAGCTSIRGLFLVAAPEGLKRITEAHPDVDIYVAAVDERLNENGYILPGLGDAGDKIFGTK from the coding sequence ATGGCAGTTTACGTGGCGGAACACCCCCTGATCAGGCACAAACTCGGGCTTATGCGCAAACACGACATCAGCACCAAGAATTTTCGGGAGCTCGCCTCGGAAATCGCCAGACTGCTGACCTACGAAGCCACCAAGGACCTGGAAACGGAAAAGAAGATCACCCAGGGATGGGCCGGCCCGGTGGAGGTCGACGTCATCAAGGGCAAGAAGATCACCGTGGTGCCGATCCTGCGCGCAGGGCTCGGCATGCAGGACGGCGTGCTGGATCTGGTTCCCGGCGCCAAGGTCAGCGTGGTCGGATTTTACCGCAACGAGGAGACCCTGCAGCCCGTTGAGTACTACGTAAAGCTGGCCAAGAACATCAACAAGCGCATGGCCATCATCCTCGACCCCATGCTTGCCACGGGCGGGACCCTCGACGCCACCATCCGCTGTCTGAAGAACGCCGGCTGCACGAGCATCCGGGGCCTGTTCCTGGTGGCCGCACCCGAAGGGCTCAAACGCATCACCGAGGCTCACCCCGACGTGGACATCTACGTCGCGGCCGTGGACGAGCGGCTGAACGAGAACGGCTACATCCTGCCAGGCCTCGGCGACGCCGGGGACAAGATTTTCGGCACGAAATGA